Within the Spirochaetales bacterium genome, the region TTTTTTTAAGAGTGACGCTTTGTTGCGGGATTGTTTATATACCGGCAACGGAGGAATTTTCGTCTTTATAATAGTCGATTAAAAATAAAATATTCGAAAGTTCGAATACTCTTTTTACCTGGGGCTGCATCTGAATTACTTTGAGATTTCTTCCGTTATTTTTCATGTCCCGGATCGCCCTGACGATAACACCGACCCCCGTACTGTCGATATAGGAGACATTTTTCATATTCACAAGGAGGTTGATATTATCCTTTTTGCTCAATGAATCAAATACTTTCTTCAAATCGGCGGATGTATAAAGATCCAATTCACCTTCAAGGTCCAGTATAATAATATGTCCGTTGTCTCTTTTTCTCATTTTAATATACATACGTTATTATCAAAGGTGATTATATGTCTTTCATTAACATGATGTTAATATATTATTTTTTCAGCCGGTATTTATTTTTATGTACTATTCCGGCCGTCACGATGGTTTTAAACGCTTCTTCAATCGTCATATTGAGTCTCTTCAGTTTTTCCCGGCTTGTTAAAATCAGAAATCCCGATGTCGGATTGGGGGCGGTCGGAACGAAGACATGATACACTTTGTTTTTTTCAGAACCCACTCTAACAGATTTTTTCCCTGTAACAAAACCGATACTGTAGCAATGGCGATTGAAAATCTCAACCAACACCGGATATTTAAAGGATTTTTTATCGTT harbors:
- a CDS encoding STAS domain-containing protein translates to MRKRDNGHIIILDLEGELDLYTSADLKKVFDSLSKKDNINLLVNMKNVSYIDSTGVGVIVRAIRDMKNNGRNLKVIQMQPQVKRVFELSNILFLIDYYKDENSSVAGI